Proteins co-encoded in one Christiangramia fulva genomic window:
- a CDS encoding phenylacetate--CoA ligase family protein, whose translation MDWFKLSLKLNKFPINRAITHLKVIQTIPEENYENYLHGQREKIVKYHLKNNGFYRNFFGKDKFSSWEDVPVMKKSDLQQPLEMRLSDTFSKKNPYIGKTSGSSGHPFIFAKDRFAHALSWAAFQDRYKWYDIDLNKSLQARFYGIPLDFYGNIQERLKDRISLRRRFNIFDLSERKMEAFLNRFKKSDFDYLNGYTSAIMLFARFLKDRGMVLKEMCPSLKICIVTSERLFEKDKILIEEAMGVPVINEYGASEVGLIAFEDENQHWIVNSEDLFIEILDNNNNILPPGNEGRVVITSLYNKAHPMIRYDIGDTGVLSEKSTFKKPILEKLIGRTNDIARLANGKVVPGLTFYYVTKTVIEDSGNIKEFVIVQTKIDEFHIEYVSEHEFSEEQRHKILKAIETYVGKNLNIQFERKEYLKRSPSGKLKQFTSLVH comes from the coding sequence TTGGATTGGTTTAAACTTTCTTTAAAGCTTAATAAATTTCCCATTAACCGGGCCATTACCCATTTAAAGGTGATCCAGACCATTCCTGAAGAGAACTATGAAAACTACCTCCACGGCCAGCGGGAGAAAATTGTAAAATATCATCTTAAAAATAATGGGTTTTACAGGAATTTCTTTGGAAAAGATAAGTTTTCATCCTGGGAAGATGTCCCTGTAATGAAAAAATCTGATTTGCAACAACCCCTGGAAATGCGCCTTAGCGATACTTTCTCCAAAAAGAACCCCTATATTGGGAAAACTTCCGGCAGCAGCGGTCATCCCTTTATTTTTGCCAAAGATCGCTTTGCCCATGCTCTGAGCTGGGCCGCATTTCAGGACCGGTATAAGTGGTATGATATCGATCTCAACAAATCACTTCAGGCCAGGTTTTATGGGATTCCGCTGGATTTCTACGGAAATATCCAGGAACGGCTCAAAGACCGGATAAGCCTGAGAAGGCGATTTAACATATTCGATCTTAGCGAACGAAAAATGGAGGCATTCCTGAACCGGTTCAAAAAATCAGATTTTGATTACCTCAACGGTTACACGAGTGCCATCATGCTTTTTGCCCGTTTTCTGAAAGATCGCGGAATGGTTTTGAAAGAAATGTGTCCAAGCCTTAAGATCTGCATAGTCACTTCAGAAAGACTGTTTGAAAAAGACAAAATTCTTATTGAAGAAGCGATGGGGGTGCCGGTGATCAATGAATATGGAGCCAGCGAGGTTGGGCTTATCGCTTTTGAAGATGAAAACCAGCACTGGATCGTAAATTCAGAAGATCTTTTTATAGAGATCCTTGATAATAATAACAATATCCTTCCGCCTGGCAATGAAGGCAGAGTGGTCATCACTTCCCTTTACAACAAGGCTCACCCGATGATTCGGTACGATATTGGGGATACCGGAGTACTTTCTGAGAAAAGTACTTTTAAAAAACCCATTCTCGAAAAACTTATCGGTAGGACCAATGATATTGCAAGGCTTGCCAATGGAAAAGTCGTTCCCGGCCTAACCTTCTATTATGTGACAAAAACGGTGATCGAAGACAGCGGAAATATCAAGGAATTCGTGATCGTGCAGACAAAAATTGATGAATTTCACATTGAATATGTCAGCGAACATGAATTTTCGGAAGAACAGCGGCATAAAATCCTGAAAGCCATTGAAACTTACGTGGGAAAAAATCTGAATATTCAATTTGAAAGAAAAGAATATCTCAAGCGCAGCCCCAGCGGAAAACTGAAACAGTTCACTTCTCTGGTTCATTAG
- a CDS encoding DUF6427 family protein, protein MLTSFFSKSKPLNLSLIILLMIGFYLSATFFSLKGLGFSTILELTGVLLALILNVLVLNFIAKKNELTKRSAYKTLLFTIFCVSFFSLLKNGPAIIANLFVLLALRRIISLRTRKFIQQKIFDATFWIGIASLYYFWASLFFIIVFFAILSFAAYFKNWLVPFVAFLAVVSLTTCFHLLVNDQFYTFSDWFQASNFDFSEYRNFRLLIPLSILLALLLWTLINYFSALQKASVTRRPVLSLILLYLLVAGAVAVLAPTKNGSELIFFFVPFSIIASNYFEGKKEKLFKEILLTVLILMPFVLAFLA, encoded by the coding sequence ATGCTAACAAGCTTTTTTAGTAAATCAAAGCCATTAAACCTTTCCCTCATCATCCTTTTGATGATCGGATTTTATCTCAGCGCAACATTTTTTAGCCTGAAAGGTTTAGGTTTTTCTACGATTTTGGAGCTTACCGGAGTCTTGCTGGCGCTCATTCTAAACGTACTTGTATTAAATTTTATCGCAAAGAAAAATGAGCTAACCAAGCGCAGTGCTTACAAAACCCTTCTTTTTACTATTTTTTGCGTTTCATTCTTCAGTTTATTGAAGAACGGGCCGGCCATTATAGCCAATCTTTTTGTACTACTTGCTCTTCGGCGTATTATTAGCCTGAGAACAAGAAAATTCATTCAGCAAAAAATATTCGATGCGACTTTCTGGATAGGAATTGCGAGTTTGTATTACTTCTGGGCCAGTCTTTTTTTTATTATCGTTTTTTTTGCCATTCTTTCCTTTGCGGCATATTTCAAGAACTGGCTGGTGCCGTTCGTTGCTTTTTTGGCTGTGGTTTCCCTTACCACCTGTTTTCATTTGCTGGTGAATGACCAGTTTTACACTTTTTCGGACTGGTTTCAGGCAAGTAATTTTGATTTTTCGGAATACAGGAATTTTCGTTTGCTAATTCCCCTGAGTATTTTGCTCGCTTTGCTTTTATGGACTCTGATCAATTATTTCTCTGCACTTCAGAAAGCAAGCGTGACCAGGAGACCTGTTTTAAGCCTGATTCTTTTATACTTGCTCGTGGCGGGCGCTGTTGCTGTTCTGGCACCTACTAAAAATGGTAGTGAACTCATCTTCTTTTTTGTTCCTTTCAGCATCATCGCTTCAAATTATTTTGAAGGGAAAAAAGAAAAATTGTTCAAAGAGATTTTGCTGACAGTGCTGATACTTATGCCCTTTGTTCTGGCGTTTTTAGCATAG
- a CDS encoding UDP-glucuronic acid decarboxylase family protein, whose product MAKRILITGAAGFLGSHLCDRFISEGFEVIAMDNLITGDLKNIAHLFGKKNFEFQHHDITKFVHVPGKLDYILHFASPASPIDYLKIPIQTLKVGSVGTLHCLGLAKDKDARILIASTSEVYGDPLVHPQNEEYYGNVNAIGPRGVYDEAKRFQESITMAYHRFHGLETRIARIFNTYGPRMRLNDGRVIPAFIGQALRGENLTVFGDGSQTRSFCFVDDQVEGIFRLLHSDYSNPVNIGNPDEISILDFAKEILSLTGTDQEITFKELPKDDPMQRQPDISRAREVLGWEPKVSRQQGMKITYDYFKNLSSEELEKREHKDFSEHIRR is encoded by the coding sequence ATGGCTAAAAGAATACTAATTACCGGCGCTGCCGGATTTCTGGGTTCACATCTTTGCGACCGCTTTATCAGCGAGGGTTTTGAAGTGATCGCCATGGATAATCTTATCACCGGTGACCTAAAAAATATTGCGCATCTTTTTGGAAAGAAGAATTTCGAATTTCAGCATCACGATATCACCAAATTTGTACATGTGCCGGGTAAGCTGGATTATATTCTGCATTTTGCTTCACCTGCCAGCCCAATTGACTATCTTAAAATTCCCATTCAAACTCTCAAAGTTGGCTCTGTGGGAACCTTGCACTGCCTGGGGCTTGCCAAAGATAAGGATGCGAGGATCCTGATCGCTTCGACTTCCGAGGTTTATGGAGATCCGCTGGTACATCCGCAAAACGAAGAATATTACGGTAATGTAAATGCCATTGGTCCTCGCGGGGTATACGATGAAGCCAAAAGATTCCAGGAGTCCATTACAATGGCATACCATCGCTTTCATGGGCTGGAAACACGAATTGCACGTATTTTTAACACCTACGGACCCCGAATGCGACTGAATGACGGCCGTGTAATACCTGCTTTTATAGGCCAGGCGCTAAGGGGCGAGAATCTCACCGTTTTTGGCGATGGCAGTCAAACCCGATCTTTCTGTTTTGTGGACGACCAGGTGGAAGGAATTTTCAGGTTGTTGCACAGCGATTACAGCAATCCTGTGAATATTGGAAATCCTGATGAGATCAGTATTCTCGATTTTGCTAAAGAGATCCTCAGTTTAACCGGGACGGACCAGGAAATAACTTTTAAAGAACTTCCTAAAGATGATCCCATGCAGCGGCAACCAGATATTTCAAGAGCACGCGAAGTTCTTGGATGGGAGCCGAAAGTTTCACGGCAGCAGGGAATGAAAATCACTTATGACTATTTTAAGAATTTGAGTTCTGAAGAGCTCGAGAAAAGGGAGCATAAAGATTTTTCAGAACACATCAGAAGATAA
- a CDS encoding ferredoxin--NADP reductase: MSKFYPLKIKEIIRETPQAVSLSFEIPENLKKEFRFKAGQYITIKTESDGKELRRSYSLCSAPDSDEFKVTVKEVEGGRFSVIANNKLVAGDILEVHPPEGRFVLEPSEGIKNYAAFAAGSGITPVLSIIKTVLRDEPKSRFVLTYGNKSPEDTIFFKELLKLQSEFPDRLFIEFIYSRTREENAHFGRIETSTVNYVLKNKFREHSFDKFFLCGPEAMIKHVSEVLKENGVKEEQIFFELFTTTEEEKPIEGEVEGQTQVTLIVDEEEFHFSMDRKAVVLDMALEKDIDVPYSCQGGICSSCMARIKEGKAEMTKNQILTDEEVEEGFILTCQAHPTTPTLKVDYDDI; this comes from the coding sequence ATGAGCAAGTTTTATCCGCTAAAAATAAAGGAAATAATTCGTGAAACCCCACAAGCGGTTAGTTTATCTTTTGAAATACCCGAAAACTTAAAAAAAGAGTTCCGTTTTAAAGCGGGACAATATATCACTATAAAAACCGAAAGCGACGGAAAGGAATTACGAAGATCCTATTCCCTTTGTTCCGCACCAGATTCTGATGAATTCAAGGTAACGGTTAAAGAAGTTGAAGGTGGCCGCTTTTCGGTGATCGCCAATAATAAACTCGTTGCCGGGGATATCCTGGAAGTACATCCGCCTGAAGGAAGATTTGTCCTCGAGCCTTCTGAAGGTATTAAAAATTATGCGGCTTTCGCGGCGGGAAGCGGGATCACTCCCGTGCTCTCCATCATCAAAACCGTACTTCGGGATGAGCCAAAGAGTCGGTTTGTACTTACCTACGGAAATAAATCTCCCGAAGACACTATTTTCTTCAAAGAGCTTTTAAAACTTCAGTCAGAATTTCCTGATCGTTTATTCATAGAATTTATTTACAGCAGGACGCGTGAAGAAAATGCCCATTTTGGGCGTATTGAGACCAGCACGGTTAATTATGTGCTGAAAAACAAATTCAGGGAACATAGTTTTGACAAGTTCTTTCTATGCGGACCCGAAGCCATGATAAAACATGTGAGCGAGGTGTTAAAGGAAAATGGCGTTAAGGAAGAGCAGATCTTTTTTGAACTTTTCACCACCACCGAAGAAGAAAAACCTATTGAGGGCGAGGTTGAAGGCCAGACTCAGGTAACCCTGATCGTTGATGAGGAGGAATTTCATTTTTCAATGGACCGTAAAGCGGTAGTACTTGATATGGCGCTTGAAAAAGATATAGACGTACCTTATTCCTGCCAGGGAGGAATTTGCAGTAGTTGTATGGCGCGTATCAAAGAAGGTAAAGCCGAAATGACCAAAAATCAGATCTTAACCGATGAAGAGGTAGAAGAAGGATTTATTCTTACCTGCCAGGCACACCCTACCACTCCCACTCTTAAAGTAGATTATGACGATATTTAG
- the rfbD gene encoding dTDP-4-dehydrorhamnose reductase yields MKNILVTGASGQLGKCFQKHSKKYPHWNFHFLFSAQLDITSQDSIQKTFKEGNFDVCINCAAYTNVEQAENEPEKAFLINAEAVKNLAKITSENNCILIHFSTDYVFNGNAEAPYSEEDEVDPVNEYGRSKLQGEQFIQEIADKYYIFRTSWLYSEFGHNFFNTILKKAGEGAELNITTSQRGTPTNANDLAEYVLKILNFEKQEFNLYHFSNEGEATWYDFAEAILDFSGNREKVKLNKTGFYKTLAERPSYSVLSKKKLKDTFPFEIPEWKTSLKDLLTEN; encoded by the coding sequence ATGAAAAATATTTTGGTAACAGGAGCTTCCGGGCAGCTGGGGAAATGTTTTCAGAAGCATTCGAAAAAATATCCTCATTGGAATTTTCATTTTTTATTTTCTGCTCAGCTCGATATTACTTCTCAAGACAGCATTCAAAAAACATTTAAGGAAGGAAATTTTGATGTTTGCATCAACTGCGCAGCCTACACCAATGTGGAACAGGCCGAAAATGAACCCGAAAAAGCTTTTTTGATCAATGCCGAAGCCGTTAAAAATCTGGCTAAAATAACTTCAGAAAATAACTGCATCCTGATTCATTTTTCCACCGATTATGTTTTCAACGGAAATGCTGAAGCTCCTTATTCCGAAGAAGATGAAGTAGATCCCGTCAATGAATATGGGCGTTCTAAGCTGCAAGGTGAGCAGTTTATCCAGGAAATTGCTGATAAATATTACATTTTTCGAACTTCCTGGTTGTATTCTGAATTTGGCCATAATTTTTTTAATACCATCCTGAAAAAAGCCGGTGAAGGCGCAGAGCTCAATATCACCACTTCGCAGCGGGGAACTCCCACCAATGCTAATGATCTTGCAGAATATGTGCTGAAAATATTGAATTTTGAAAAGCAGGAATTCAATCTCTATCATTTTAGTAACGAGGGCGAAGCGACCTGGTATGATTTCGCAGAAGCCATCCTGGATTTTTCCGGGAACCGCGAAAAAGTCAAGCTGAATAAGACAGGATTTTATAAGACACTGGCGGAAAGACCATCCTACAGCGTGCTTTCCAAGAAAAAACTTAAGGACACCTTTCCTTTTGAAATTCCGGAATGGAAAACCTCTTTAAAAGATCTTTTAACTGAAAATTGA
- the purD gene encoding phosphoribosylamine--glycine ligase, which translates to MNILILGSGGREHAFAYKIAQSKKCDKLFVAPGNAGTSEIAENLDLNPIDFEAVAKTALTKDINMIVVGPEDPLVKGIVDYFKNDERLQDIMIIGPSKRGALLEGSKERAKEFMGMYKIPTAAYESFSWESLGAGRKFLETLQPPYVLKADGLAAGKGVLIIDDLEEAKKELENMLSGKFGAASEKVVIEEFLDGIELSVFVLTDGKNYKILPTAKDYKRIGEGDTGLNTGGMGAVSPVPFVDTVLMQKIEERIVKPTVQGLEAENIDYKGFIFIGLIKVGDDPYVIEYNVRMGDPETEVVLPRIESDLVSLLEKTWEVKLNEAELRVNDQSATTVMMVSGGYPQTYEKGKEITGIKEIRDSIVFHAGTKNDGEKVVTSGGRVIAITSFGEDYKKALKKSYQNAEKLHFDKMYFRKDIGFDLS; encoded by the coding sequence ATGAATATCCTTATTCTTGGCTCCGGCGGCCGCGAACATGCATTTGCTTATAAAATCGCTCAAAGTAAGAAGTGCGATAAACTTTTTGTAGCGCCCGGCAACGCGGGAACTTCAGAAATAGCTGAGAATCTTGATCTTAATCCCATCGATTTTGAAGCGGTGGCCAAAACAGCTTTGACCAAAGATATTAATATGATCGTAGTTGGACCTGAAGATCCGCTGGTGAAAGGAATAGTTGATTATTTCAAAAATGATGAGCGTTTACAGGATATCATGATCATTGGTCCTTCTAAAAGGGGAGCGCTTCTTGAAGGCAGTAAAGAGCGAGCCAAGGAATTCATGGGCATGTATAAAATTCCCACTGCCGCCTATGAAAGTTTTAGCTGGGAGAGCCTTGGAGCCGGCAGGAAATTTCTGGAAACCCTGCAACCGCCTTATGTATTAAAAGCAGATGGACTTGCTGCCGGAAAAGGAGTTCTGATAATTGACGATCTGGAGGAAGCGAAAAAAGAGCTTGAGAATATGCTTTCCGGGAAATTTGGTGCGGCAAGTGAAAAAGTGGTCATAGAGGAGTTTCTTGATGGAATTGAACTGAGCGTATTTGTACTTACCGATGGTAAGAATTACAAAATTCTTCCAACCGCAAAAGACTATAAAAGAATAGGGGAAGGTGATACCGGTTTAAATACCGGGGGTATGGGAGCTGTTTCACCCGTTCCTTTTGTCGATACCGTTCTTATGCAAAAAATTGAAGAGCGCATTGTTAAACCAACCGTACAGGGCCTTGAAGCTGAAAATATTGATTATAAAGGATTTATTTTTATTGGCCTGATAAAAGTGGGTGACGATCCTTACGTCATTGAATACAATGTGAGAATGGGGGATCCAGAAACCGAAGTGGTACTTCCACGAATTGAAAGTGATCTGGTAAGTCTTTTAGAAAAAACCTGGGAAGTAAAGCTAAATGAGGCTGAATTAAGGGTGAATGACCAATCGGCGACTACTGTAATGATGGTTTCCGGCGGTTATCCGCAGACTTATGAAAAAGGAAAAGAGATCACCGGAATAAAAGAAATCCGGGATTCCATCGTTTTTCATGCAGGAACAAAAAATGACGGGGAAAAAGTGGTGACCAGCGGAGGCCGGGTTATTGCGATTACTTCTTTTGGAGAGGACTATAAAAAGGCACTAAAAAAATCTTATCAAAATGCTGAAAAACTTCATTTCGATAAGATGTATTTTAGAAAGGATATAGGTTTTGACCTATCCTAA
- a CDS encoding DUF6341 family protein — MTEFFRAIEWIFEDVLFWPLDQLRFLQNDSWFLANIINWIFLIIGVIAFAYWMNQLRIFDKEEKESDRTRPKPFLG, encoded by the coding sequence ATGACAGAGTTTTTCAGAGCAATAGAATGGATTTTTGAAGATGTACTTTTCTGGCCTTTAGATCAACTTCGCTTTTTACAAAACGATTCCTGGTTTCTGGCAAATATCATTAATTGGATCTTTTTGATCATTGGTGTTATTGCATTTGCATACTGGATGAATCAACTTCGCATTTTTGACAAAGAAGAAAAAGAAAGCGACCGCACCAGGCCAAAACCATTTTTAGGATAG
- a CDS encoding DUF5687 family protein, whose amino-acid sequence MFKKFLWLEWKSFFRSASFGKSIGLKILMAFLALYFSAMFLLFGIGLYPLLKEFYPEAAPLQIVNRFLLVYFVFELFFRFMLQTLPVLDIKPLMIQPIPKRKVVNFVLLKSLISFYNFLPLLIIIPFGIFSLVKGDYGVWNILGWMLAVYATTLCVNYANFIIKKRFTENLKALIPVVVLAIILALLDYFEIFRISVYFGMAVDFVVAHPYLAFLPVLFLLLLFKWNQLNLESKFYLDAGIKGKSKSANTQDFVWTKRFGSIAPFLQQDLKLIWRNKRPKTTIYISLIFLAYGLLFYTNDTYQSMPAFFVFVGIFITGIFMINFGQFVPSWDASYYPMIMAQNIPMRQYLASKMGLISFSVGILAILSTPYVYFGWNILLLNIACAFYNMGVNVPLLIYAGSFNKKRIDLDKSPFMNYQGTGASQWLIGLPLLLVPIFFFWLINKFIGYQVGVAFLAGLGIIGLILRPNILNFLVMRYKKRKYIMIEGFKQKGE is encoded by the coding sequence ATGTTTAAAAAATTTCTCTGGTTAGAGTGGAAATCTTTTTTCAGGTCGGCCAGTTTTGGCAAAAGTATAGGCTTAAAGATCCTGATGGCATTTTTAGCCCTGTATTTTTCGGCAATGTTCCTGCTTTTTGGAATTGGCCTTTACCCTTTGTTAAAAGAATTTTATCCGGAAGCCGCTCCTTTGCAAATCGTAAATCGCTTTTTGCTGGTTTATTTTGTTTTTGAGCTTTTTTTCCGGTTTATGCTTCAAACATTACCCGTTCTTGACATCAAACCACTGATGATCCAGCCTATTCCTAAAAGAAAAGTAGTGAATTTCGTGTTGCTGAAATCGCTGATTTCCTTTTATAATTTCCTTCCGCTGCTGATTATCATTCCGTTTGGAATTTTTTCCCTTGTGAAAGGAGATTATGGTGTATGGAACATTCTGGGATGGATGCTGGCAGTTTATGCAACCACTTTATGTGTGAATTACGCCAATTTTATCATTAAAAAACGGTTTACCGAAAATCTAAAGGCGCTGATCCCGGTGGTAGTTTTAGCCATCATTCTCGCATTGCTCGATTATTTTGAAATTTTCAGGATCAGTGTTTATTTTGGGATGGCAGTCGATTTTGTAGTGGCACATCCATACCTGGCGTTTTTGCCTGTGCTTTTCCTGTTACTGCTTTTTAAATGGAATCAACTCAACCTGGAATCTAAATTTTATCTGGATGCCGGGATCAAAGGAAAAAGTAAATCGGCCAATACCCAGGATTTTGTTTGGACGAAGCGTTTTGGAAGCATAGCTCCTTTTCTGCAGCAGGATCTTAAACTTATCTGGAGAAATAAAAGACCGAAAACGACCATTTATATTTCGCTTATTTTCCTGGCTTACGGACTCCTTTTTTATACGAATGACACCTATCAAAGCATGCCTGCGTTTTTTGTTTTTGTTGGAATCTTTATTACCGGAATCTTTATGATCAATTTTGGCCAGTTTGTGCCTTCCTGGGATGCTTCATACTACCCCATGATCATGGCGCAGAACATTCCCATGAGGCAGTACCTGGCTTCCAAAATGGGATTAATAAGCTTTAGCGTGGGAATTTTGGCAATTTTATCTACCCCTTACGTCTATTTTGGCTGGAACATTCTTTTGCTGAATATTGCCTGCGCGTTCTATAATATGGGAGTGAACGTTCCCTTGCTTATTTATGCGGGTTCTTTCAATAAAAAACGCATTGATCTTGATAAAAGCCCATTTATGAACTACCAGGGAACGGGTGCTTCTCAATGGCTTATTGGATTACCATTATTGCTGGTCCCGATTTTTTTCTTCTGGCTCATCAATAAGTTTATAGGTTACCAGGTGGGAGTTGCTTTTCTTGCCGGATTGGGAATTATTGGGCTTATTCTTCGGCCTAATATTTTAAATTTTCTTGTAATGCGTTACAAAAAAAGAAAATATATCATGATTGAAGGTTTCAAACAAAAAGGTGAATAA
- a CDS encoding glycosyltransferase family 2 protein, which produces MEDYGKVSVIMPAYNSGKFIGHAIDSVIAQTYENWELLIVDDASTDDTREIIQNKLNSDQRIQLFHHSTNLGTQYSRNKAIEKAAGRFIAFLDADDLWIPEKLEIQLKTLHEQNFQACFSSYDLIDEKGRSLGKTIKALPKLNFQKLLKANYVGNLTGIYDTRKIGKIFCPDIAKRQDWALWLEVIRKGGPITGIQQSLAKYRVRKNSISRNKFAMLNYNFRVYHHVLGYGYLHSCWRMLIFLKEQFFIKSKQEISNEPEK; this is translated from the coding sequence ATGGAAGATTATGGCAAGGTTTCGGTAATAATGCCGGCTTACAACAGCGGCAAATTTATCGGCCACGCCATAGATTCGGTCATCGCACAAACCTATGAGAACTGGGAATTGCTAATTGTTGATGATGCTTCTACTGATGACACCCGCGAAATCATTCAGAATAAATTAAATTCTGACCAGAGGATTCAGCTTTTTCATCATTCCACCAACCTCGGTACTCAATATTCGCGCAATAAAGCCATAGAAAAGGCTGCTGGACGTTTTATTGCCTTTTTAGACGCCGATGACCTTTGGATACCTGAAAAGCTGGAAATCCAGCTTAAAACCCTTCATGAACAAAATTTCCAGGCGTGCTTTTCTTCTTATGATTTGATTGATGAAAAAGGACGGAGTTTGGGTAAGACAATAAAGGCTCTTCCAAAACTCAATTTTCAGAAATTATTAAAGGCAAATTATGTAGGCAATCTTACAGGGATTTATGATACCCGAAAAATCGGAAAGATTTTCTGTCCCGATATTGCAAAAAGACAGGATTGGGCATTATGGCTGGAGGTGATACGGAAAGGTGGCCCTATCACTGGTATCCAGCAAAGCCTGGCGAAATACAGGGTGCGGAAAAATTCTATTTCCAGGAACAAATTTGCGATGCTGAACTATAATTTTCGCGTTTATCACCATGTTCTGGGCTACGGCTATCTTCACAGCTGTTGGAGAATGCTCATTTTCCTGAAGGAGCAGTTCTTTATAAAATCGAAACAGGAAATTTCTAATGAACCAGAGAAGTGA
- a CDS encoding glycosyltransferase family 9 protein, whose translation MSKSPAPQKREKKHILVIRFSALGDVAMMVPVISVLTQTYPEVIVTILTRSFFEPLFSHIPNVRVYEADVKGVHSGVLGLAGLARELRDEEVDVVADLHDVIRSNILRSVFYFYGIPFKQIDKGRSEKKALTREENKEFKQLKSTHQRYADVFAGLGYPLDLSQYRPPKRRTLLPKVQELIGHDRQKWIGIAPFAQHESKMYPLDLMERVISELNAQGKTRLIFFGGGKRERDKLEKWQKQFENSISVVGKLSFAEELTLISNLDAMVSMDSGNAHLAAIYGIPVISLWGVTHPYTGFKAFNQPIENCILPDLEKYPKIPTSVYGNKIPAGYEEVMRSISPQKVLTRITEVVF comes from the coding sequence ATGAGTAAATCTCCTGCACCGCAAAAACGGGAGAAAAAGCATATTCTGGTCATCAGGTTTTCGGCTCTCGGCGACGTGGCCATGATGGTTCCGGTGATAAGTGTACTAACCCAAACATATCCCGAAGTAATCGTTACTATTCTTACCCGCTCATTTTTTGAACCGCTTTTCAGTCATATTCCCAATGTACGTGTCTATGAAGCCGATGTAAAAGGTGTTCATAGCGGTGTTTTGGGACTTGCCGGTTTAGCTCGCGAGCTCAGGGACGAGGAAGTTGATGTGGTGGCCGATCTTCATGACGTGATCAGGAGCAACATTTTGCGATCGGTTTTTTATTTCTACGGAATTCCGTTTAAGCAAATTGATAAAGGCCGAAGCGAAAAGAAAGCATTGACCCGGGAAGAGAATAAAGAATTTAAGCAGTTGAAATCAACCCACCAGCGTTATGCCGATGTTTTCGCCGGGCTGGGATATCCGCTTGATCTTTCACAATATCGGCCGCCCAAGCGCAGGACGCTGCTTCCTAAAGTTCAGGAATTAATAGGCCACGACCGGCAAAAGTGGATAGGAATTGCACCTTTTGCCCAGCACGAATCAAAAATGTATCCTCTGGATCTCATGGAGCGGGTAATTTCAGAATTGAATGCCCAGGGTAAAACCCGATTGATCTTTTTTGGCGGCGGAAAAAGGGAGCGCGATAAACTTGAGAAATGGCAAAAACAATTCGAGAACAGCATAAGTGTAGTGGGTAAATTGAGTTTTGCCGAAGAACTGACCCTGATCTCCAATTTAGACGCTATGGTTTCTATGGACAGTGGGAATGCGCATCTTGCGGCCATTTATGGAATACCGGTGATAAGCTTATGGGGAGTTACGCATCCCTACACAGGGTTTAAGGCCTTTAATCAGCCAATAGAAAACTGTATCCTACCAGACCTGGAGAAGTATCCAAAAATACCGACCTCGGTTTACGGAAATAAAATTCCCGCCGGTTATGAGGAAGTTATGCGAAGCATTTCGCCTCAAAAAGTACTTACAAGGATCACAGAAGTCGTTTTCTAA
- a CDS encoding DUF4254 domain-containing protein translates to MFSDKANKIFQEVIQKYHEKDSVDQEFKNPYDPENELLEHLLYRKCWIDTVQWHYEDIIRDQNIDSEAALELKRKIDASNQDRTDTVEYIDSYFLEKFKDVEPNEDATINSESPAWAIDRLSILALKIYHMDEEANRKDASQEHQMKCKAKLDVLLEQRVDLSTAINQLLDDIAAGRKYMKVYKQMKMYNDDELNPVLRNNK, encoded by the coding sequence ATGTTTTCAGATAAAGCCAACAAAATATTTCAGGAAGTAATACAGAAATATCATGAAAAAGACAGTGTAGACCAGGAATTTAAAAATCCTTACGATCCCGAAAATGAATTGCTGGAACATCTTCTGTACCGAAAATGCTGGATAGACACGGTTCAATGGCATTATGAAGATATTATCAGGGACCAGAATATCGATTCAGAGGCGGCTCTCGAACTCAAACGAAAGATAGATGCCTCTAACCAGGACCGCACCGATACCGTGGAATATATCGATAGTTATTTTCTTGAAAAATTTAAGGATGTAGAACCTAATGAAGATGCTACTATCAATTCTGAAAGTCCCGCCTGGGCGATAGATCGTCTTTCAATTCTGGCACTGAAAATTTATCATATGGATGAAGAAGCCAATCGCAAGGATGCTTCCCAGGAACATCAAATGAAATGCAAGGCGAAACTTGATGTGCTTCTGGAGCAAAGGGTAGATCTTTCAACGGCGATTAATCAGCTTTTGGATGATATAGCTGCAGGGCGAAAATACATGAAGGTTTATAAGCAAATGAAGATGTATAATGATGATGAACTGAATCCGGTTCTAAGAAATAACAAATAA